A window of Rhinolophus ferrumequinum isolate MPI-CBG mRhiFer1 chromosome 23, mRhiFer1_v1.p, whole genome shotgun sequence genomic DNA:
GCCAGTTGAATGAATGATATCAACAAGATACAAGGTAACCACACAAAAATCAATCCTATTTCCACATACTAGCAATTCACAACTAGaagcagaaattagaaaaaaaatcttttataatagCAACCCTCTGCCCATAAAACACTTAGGTATAAAGCCTAACAAAACATGTGCCAAAATGAAATGCTAATAGAAAAGATCAGAGAAGACCTAAGGAAGTGGAGACCCGGTACACAAAATACACGAATTCCCTCCAAAATGATATCTAAATGCAATTCCAACAAAAATCCCAGcaagaggttgttttttttttttttttaaagattttattggggaaggagaacaggattttattggggaacagtgtgtatttccaggactttttccaagtcaagttgttgtcctttcaatcttagttgtgcagggcacagctcagctccaggtccagttgccgttgctagttgcagggggtgcagcccaccatcccttgtgggagtcaaggaatcgaacctacaaccttgtggttgagagcccactggcccatgtgggaattgaaccgtcagccttcggcattaggagcacggagctccaaccgcctgagccaccgggccggcccccagcaAGAGTTTTTAAGATACAGACAGACAGatcttaaaattaatatggaaagacAGATGAACTATGATAActgaaacatttttggaaaataaaaatacagagcgTTGCAATACCCGAATCTTACTGAGGTTGTTCCCATAACGTAAAACTAAccaaagtgtgcaattcagtgatCAAGGCAGCATCTCCCTCCGTGCCTGTCCTGTCCTTTCCCCCACCAAGGTCCAGCCTCCTCCGTCTTGTGTGGAGAGGGCCTTTCCTGGGGCAAAGGAGGCTCTGGGTCTCGGCCACCCACAGGAGAAGGGAAGAACCATGCCGCTGTGGCCTCCTGCATCTGCTCACCCCCAAGACGCCTGCCTGCTCTCCGGGCAGGTGGTCCCCAACTGCTGTTCAGAGAGTTGGGAACATGGCTCTGAGTTGCCAGTGCTCAATTCCTCCCCCTTGCACCCGGGATGGGAGGCTGGCCGAGCACTGTGGCCTCCGCCTCATCTCTCACTGGCAGAGGAAGGCAGCTCTCCTTTTGGTCAGCCCCAGGGAGTACCTGGATccagctggggaaggaagggccCGGAGGGGACtgtgcagggagggggcaggggcctgCAGACCCTCGCCAGTCCTCCCTTTTCTCAGTGCCCCACCGCAGGGGCTGCCTCTTGCCCTAGGCCCTCTGGTTGGCTGGCCACCAAAGCCCACCAGACCCCTCCCCTGTTGGTGCAGGAGGGGAAGTGCTGCGGGCAGTGTGCTTCGTGGAAGCAGGTGGCGCTGGACCTGTGTGGGGCAGAGGTTAAGCTCCGGTGCTCGCAGACTGCCCTCCCAAACAGGTGCCACCCGGGCTCCTCGGGAGCGGGAGCGAGGGCCTTGGGGGGAGGAGCCTGCTCTGCCGCCTGCGCCTTCACTATGGCAACGGTTCCCTGCTGCTGCAGAAGGTGCCAAGGGGCCCCAGACAGCTTCTGTGGCCTAAGAGCTCATGGCAGGGGAAGCGGGAGCAGGCCAGGCTGCCCTTCACCCGCTCTGAGGGGCTGTGTGCCCCTCTATGGGCTTCCTGGGCAGACCCAGGTCGGCCTCGTACCTTCCCAGACACTCTGGGTTTGGTAGGGTGGAGTGTTTGGGGGCCTGGATTGTTTAATGTCACCCCAACTCCCTGTTTCACGTGGCCCAGGGACTAAGCacagggctggctggctggtggGGCCCTTGGCTGGCCTGGGGGCCTAGCGGGTATGCATGTGGCACGTGGCCTGCCCCGGCCccatcccctgcctccctccacccctcccccatttagGAGCCATGACCTTGCTTTTTCAGAAGAAAGCTCTATAGCTAAGAGCTCCTCTGTGCCATGGAGGCCACTGAATTTGTACCTGGTAGGCAGCTCCGTCCTCTGGGTGCTGGGCCCAGAGAGCTCGGGGAAACTTGTGCCCAGGGTCCTGCTGCCCAGGTAGACTGCAAGACAGGATGTGACTGACCCCGCATGCAAGACAGGTGTGCACCCATGCCCTGGGGTCAGAGGGCAGCCCACGGCCCAAGGCCAGGGGTGGAGGTCCTTCTGAGAGGCTGGAGGGCTCACTCCGCCCTGACCCTGCCCTGCCTTGGGCCCCGTGACAGTATCTGGGTTGTCAGCTCCACCTGCTGGCCTGGCCCCACAGGAAGGCACATCGCAGGTGGCTAGTTATGCATTCACAGGTTATTATTAACCAGCGGTGACATCACCCACAGCCAATGGGAAGCGGGTTTATTTCCAGGGCTGACAGCTTGAGAACAGTTAATTTTAGCTGGATCTTCTTTCCTCAAGCTCCAAACCCCAGCCAGCTAAAGAGGGGCCTGCCTGTGTCTCCCCACACTGCTGGTTGGCTGGGCCTGGGGGCCAAAGGGGGGGCTGTGGAGGCGAGGCCTGtaccccttcctcctgcccctctcACCAGAAGGTGAGCTgtgaggctgcaccagtctggtTGGCTAAAGCTCCTCCCTTGCTTTGCCCCCCCTCTTGGCTGCTATGGGGTCACTGTGACCAGTGGCTCAGATGTGAGAAAAGGGGAGGTGAGAGGAGGGGCAAGTCTGACCTAGGGGAGGGTGGGGTGCACAGGTGGGATCGGACTGGCTTCTGTCCGGAGGTAACACTCCCTCAGGCCTTCCAAGCCAACTGCAAGCTCTGACCTCTTTGCTCCCTGACCTTGGGCACTGTGCTTTGCCCCTCTGTGCCCAGCTGGCTCTTGGTCCATGGGTCCTGGGGCAGCCCCGCCTGGCACTTGGTGAACTGGCAAGGCTTGGCAACTGTGGCCGTTTAGTAGGTCGTGTGGTACTTAGTGCCACTTAGTATTTAGAGGCTGTTCAGTGCTGCTCCGTGGTTAGAGGCTGTCCAGTGCTGGTTAGTATTGGTGGTTAGTTGGTGCTGTTCAGTAGTCACTCAGTACTCCTCAGTAGTTAGTAGTCACTAAGTACTACTGGGCAGTTAGAGGCAGTTTAGTAGCTCTTTGGTGCTGTGTAGCTGTTTTGCACTGTAGGTGTGTCACTATTTAACATATACCTTGCTTAGTCTCACAGTCCATGTGGCTGGAGTTTGTCCAGATGGCTGGGTCGCCTGGGTCCCCAGGGCCTTGTGGGGCAGCCCAGCTGGGTGGATGGGCACGTCCTGGGGACACGGAGGCCCTTTGGAGAAAACCCCTGAGACCCCTCCCTAGGTCACTGGGCAGGCCCTTCAGGACTGTGCATTGCAGCGGCACTGGCCACTGCTCTGTGCAGCAAATGCTCCAGCGCAGGTCGGCCCCGGCACGCGCACCCAGGGCAATTTGGTTGTCAGCCGACAGCTGTGGGGGAGCCAGGAGTGGACAGGTGGGGCTCAAACCTCTGTGTGAGGGTGTCTGACAGACACCCTCTGAGGCCGCAGGCAGCCTAGGGTCCTGGGTGCTAGTAGTCTCTCAGGGGACGTTGGGTGGGTGTCCCCAGGgacccctgcctcctgcccccttgGTCTGACCCATCCCAACCTCAGCAAATCCCAGCACCTTCCAAATCCCGAGTAACCTTCAGGCAGGAGGGATGCATTAAATATAGAGACcagctgggcaggggtggggtgggcctCGCTTTCTCACcagccatttatttttaactcctgGCTCCTGTTTGATGGTATCAGCAGCCCTGGAAACTGCCGGGTCATCTGCTTGCCCCTCCCACCTGGTCTGTGGGTCTGTGGGTGGGGCAGACCCTCCCTGAGCAACACTTCCCATGGGCCTGACAGACCTGCTTGGACCCAACTGCTGCCCTGGCACCCCCTTTACTTCCTGACCTGTGGGGGCTCCCGTGATGGGGGTCCCCACTGCATCGCCCCAGGAAGGTGCTGGGCGGTGGGCCTCTGCTCTCATTCACGCAACACATTTCTTGAGAACCTGTGTTACAAAGACAAATAAGATGCACGTGTCCTCCAGATCTGGGCAGGAGGGAGACAGCTCTGGGTGATGTGATACTGAGTGAACTTGAATCCACAGGATGGAGGCACCCGGAGGCCCATAACTTTGGTCTCCACATCACACGGGACTGCCCATTCTCCCTTCTTAAAACCCATTTTGGCTACGACCCTGGTCTGCCCAGCACCTTCAGGGACCTCCCAGCTCCTGTAGAATGGGGCTGTCTGTGGCTTACACTCTGACCCCACCAGGACCCAGAACGAGAAGCCGAGAAGCTGAGTGGCCACAGCCTAGGCCTCTGTTTGGGTGCTGAATGTTGCCTTGGGGAGCTCTGCTTTTCTGGGagccccacccacacacccacacaaccCTGGAAGCTCTCTGGGGCCAAGCTTTGAGGGTCCCTGCACTGAGAAGGGCCCTCTCCAGAGGCCTCAAAGGGAGGATGGTCTGAGTGGATGTGCTGACAGAACCTCAGGCCATTTGGCCAAGCTGAGGGGACCCTGGAGGCCACCGTTCCCCAGCCATACCATAGGGCCAGGTGGGAAGAAGCTTGGCTTTCAGGCCTGCCGGGGTGAGCCCATGTGGCAGACACATGGGAGCAGGTCCCTTTAGGAGGGCCTGTGTACCCTGTGTGCTGCGCCACATCCTGGGGCCACCTCAGAACAGGCACCGACCACACGCGGGGCCAGATTGACCCTGGGAGATGCAGGCAGACCAGCGCACAGACCCTCAACCTCAGgctgtcccccagccccaggcccagcccagcatcccgcctcccccaccccacctgccccgGTCCCTGCGGGTCCCATCCCTGGGGACCGCCTTTTATGTTTGAAGTGTCTTTCTGTCTTGTTCTCGCTCCACTTCTCTCTCCGGGTGTGCCTGAGCCTGGCGTCTCGGTGACACTTTATCTGTCCTCTGTTTCCAGCTACCTCTCGCCTGCCGCTtcttcacatctctgcccctccctcctctcggtctccctctccctgcccccagctctcCGCCCCCCTCCCGCCTCCGCCTATTTTCTCTCGGCCTGcgctcccttcctccttccctcccggGCGCGTCTCGTCTCTGCGCCTTTGTAGCTCGCGTCTTCTCCGCATCCTCCTTTCGCGTTCCCGTCGCGCCCGCGCGCGTCCGCGGGTCCGCGGTCCCCGTATCCCTGCGCCCCGCGCAGCCTGGCCCCGCCCGCCGGTACCGCATTGCCGTACTGCAGGGGCGCAGTGCATCGCGCCCGCTCCGTCAATAGGCGGACCCCTCCTGGAGAGATAAAACCGCCGGCGCCGGCGCCGCCAGTCCCTCTGGCTGAGACCTCGGCTCTGGGTAAGGACGCGCGGTCTCCGGGTCCCCGCGCCCGCCCCCAGCTTTCCGCAGAGGGTCCCCTCCCCAGGGACCGGtcctgggggcagagaggggcCGGCCCTGCTTCTGGCGAGGCTGCGCTGCTCGCCGCGGGGATTGGCCGCCCACCGTACGCTCCCGGACCCGGCACCCGGGGTCGGTACCCAGGGGcggacggggggtgggggtgggggctccgcGGTAGCGCTTGTTTACGCGGCAGCGGCGGCACGGGCCAGTTTCTTGGGCGGTGGCGATCGCTCTGCTGCTGTGACCTTGGGACCACCCCGGGTCCTGCGGGTTTTGGGCATGGTCGTTAGTGCTGGGGGCTGGTTGGGGTCCAGCCGCTGTGGGTGCCCTGACAactggagtgggggaaggggagtcGGAGAGACCTGGGGGCCTCCTCAGTTGCccccctgcccaggccccagcAATGTCCACCTGGTGTCTGCAGCCTAGTGTGCGCCGTTTGTGCCGCTTTTCCTCCCCCAGCGCCTGCCCCCATTTGGGCTGCCTGGGATTCTCCACTGACCTCCAGGATGGGGCAGGGGGCTGTGACCCTGGGCCTTGaccagagggaagggggacaTGGTGCCCCCCTGTCCCCACCAGGCTGAAGGCATCTCTGTTCAGCAGCTGCTGAGCTGGCCTGCTGGGGCCAGATTCTCCCTCCTCTGGACAGAGCAGggacccccacctccctgccctaCTGTCTGCCCCCTGCCCAGATTGGGGAGGGCCCAAGCTATTCTGGGCACTGCATCGTCCTGTTGGAGCTCTGGCCCAGCCTGTGGCCCTTGGTGCCAGCCTGCAGGCAGGGATGAGAGGAAGATGGCACCCTCCTTGCTTGAGGAGGGGTGTGGGAGGTATTGACCATCGCTGCACCGGGCAGCCCTGGGCGGGGGTGGCATGGGGGTAGGGTACAGCATCCCTGCCCACGACTCCTGGTGAGGGAGCAAGCAGCGGGGACAGGGCACTGGAGAGCCTGTCAGGGTGACTCATCAGCGGGCTCCTGACTGGTCATGCGGCTCGTCCAGTCTGGTGTTTTCTCAGTCTCTCCAGATGAGGGTTAAACTCTTTCATGTGGGGGCTCCTTGAACATGACACCCAGATATCTACAGCAGACTGGATTCTTTGGGCTTTGGGCTTGCCACCTGGCTCAGCTGAGTCAGGCACAGGCTGGGAGGGGGCTCTTCCTTCCCCACCAAACCTGGGGACTTGGCTCGGCCTTGGGGGCCCGGTCTGTGGGCAGAGATGTGACGTTGACCTGTGCAGGGCTACGTCTTGTGGGGTTCCCCTCTGAGGCTCTCCATCGcctgtcccccagccccaacTCACAGAATCACTGCTCAGCAGACCCCAGCCCGAGCCAGAGCACCCCAGGTCGTGCAGCCGCCCCCACACCCCGGGAAGAATGGGCAAGGAGAAGACACACATCAACATTGTGGTCATTGGCCACGTGGACTCAGGCAAGTCCACCACGACGGGCCACCTCATCTATAAATGCGGGGGCATCGACAAGAGGACCATcgaaaagtttgagaaggaggCTGCCGAGGTGAGCCCTGCCCCTGCCAGGAGGAGGGGGCTCCCAGCTCTGTCTCCACCCTGGAGACGGTTCCCACAGGGAGGCTGGGCTCACCTTCCCTGACCCTGGGCACGGGGCTCAGCATATCTCAAGATGGGCGTGAGCCCTAAAGGACCCTGTGTGGGGGACATGCATCTCAGAGGGTCCAGATGGGAGTGGCATGGGGGAGCAGGGGCGTCCTCTCTCTGAGAATGTGTTTGGTGGGGGCAAGTGGAATGGCCAGCTGGATTTGGCCCAGGGTAAGGGAGTGGCCTGGATGCTGCATTTCTGCCCTGTATTGGTCCACAGAAGGCTCTGGAACTCTCTGTCAACTGGTATCGAGGGCCCTGGAGCCTGGCTTGTGTGGCCCCCAGGGTTGGgctcctgtgtccccagggctgAGGTCTGGGGCTGGAGATGGCACTGCCCTCACTTGTCCCAGGGCTGAGCCAGGACTCAGGGCAGCTATTAATAGCTGCTTGATGGGCACCCAGCCCATCGGCTCCATTTTCGCGTGCCGGGCCGGGAGGGTTGCCTCTCTAGGCCGGGAGGGTTGCCTCTCTAGGCCGGGAGGGTTGCCTCTCTAGGCCGGGAGGGTTGCCTCTCTAGGGTGGCGCCCTTTGGGGAGGCTTGGTTGCCTGGGGAGGATGAGAGGGGTCCCATGGGCTGACCTCCTCTTTCTGGAAGCTACTCCTCTCAAGTGGCTGAGACCCTGGGTGGGAAGTGGCCATGGAGTGGGGGGTCTGCTGTCTGCACCCCTTACCCCCAGCCCTGAGCTCTGGGAGAAGCCCTGTCTGGGCAGCTGCGAAGTCTCTCACCTGGATGACAGAGTGGCTGGGGCTGGGCCCAGCAGGCCGGGGCTGAACCTGTTTGGGGAGGCGGGGTGCTCTGAGCTACCTGCCTCCAAGCTGGGGCCCAAAAGCTGTGTCACTCCTTCCCTGTGGGTCTGGCGTTTGGGGGAGCCTGAGGGTGTTTGCAGGGCTTGTGGTTCACATCTATCTGGGTCCTGTACCTGTGGTCCTGGCTGGGCAGCTTCCCTGGAGGGCACAGGCAGAGGTCTGTTAACGGCCCAGGCAGGGAACTTTGCTCAGCTGGGCAGTGACCACAGCTGCTGCCCTAACTGCAGTCTGGCCTTGCTTCCCTTGCTCAGGTGtggtgaggagaggaaggagcagcATCAGAGCTGCTCGCAAGCCTGGCTGTAGAAAGAGCTGGAAAGCTAGGCCTTTCCTTGCAACCTCatctgagttttttcttttttttattcccctTAGAAAAGATCACAGACGGGTTTTATGGTTTGACAGCTTGAAACACAGTGGTGTTGTCGGCCTCTGGCTGAAGCAGGGATCTGcggtgggggcgggaggggtgTCCGCGGGTTCAGATAAAGGGGGAGCCCTCAGCCAGGGGAGTGGTTCAAACCGCCTGGCGGAGTCTCTCCAAACGCGGGTCCCAAGCCCTTGCGCCACCTACTGGTGGATGCTTGAGTTGCACTCGTTTAGGCGGCTGGAGGCTGGACCTGGGGAGACAGAATGGCTGGGCCTGGGCACGGCATGTTGAGGTCTGCGTGTCCCTCAGAGGTCCTTGCGTCTGACTCCCTTATTCCAGAGATGGGTGCAGAGTCCCAGGGTCCCAGCGGGGGTGAGAGGGGCTGGGGCCCGTCTTCTACCTCTACCCGGGCCTCCGTGCTGTGACACGCTGCTCCCATGGCCCAGGGGACCCGCTGGCCAGGCTGGCGGAGTCCTGGGTCCCGCCCTGAgctgcacccccaccccttcaGATGGGGAAGGGCTCCTTCAAGTACGCCTGGGTGCTGGACAAGCTGAAGGCGGAGCGTGAGCGTGGGATCACTATTGACATCTCTCTGTGGAAGTTCGAGACCAGCAAGTACTACATCACCATCATCGACGCCCCGGGCCACCGCGACTTCATCAAGAACATGATCACCGGCACGTCCCAGGTGGGCAGGGCTGCAGAGGCCACCCAGGCCCTGGAGGTGGGGCAAGGGTACCCAGTCAGGGGACACTGGGGACCCTGGAGTCATTGAGGGGTAGTTGggtctcctctgcctcctctacAGGGCAGGAAACCTCACCTTTGCCACTACTTGCCCCACCTGGTACAGAGCCCCGCAAAGAACTGATTAAGTGCCCCAGCATCTCAGCCAGAAGGATGCTTGTAAGGAGAGCCACTGTCAGGGCCACCTGTGCAGATAGACAAACACAGAGGCCAGGATGAGGTCACTGAGATGTGGGCAAAAATACCGACAGGGTCAGACAATCTCTGACATTGCCCGGGcattcacagagacagacagatagacagatggatGAGCCCCCACTACTACCCCTAAGGCCAAAATCCCCAGGTCCCATCCCCAGGCGACTGACTGCCCAGGCCCCTAGCTGCTCGGAGGGGCCTGGGCATGAGGAGGGCTCGGGGGCTCACTGTGCCTGGCGTGCTGGGCAGGCGGACTGCGCAGTGCTGATCGTGGCAGCGGGAGTGGGCGAGTTTGAGGCGGGCATCTCCAAGAACGGGCAGACTCGGGAGCATGCGCTGCTGGCCTACACGCTGGGTGTGAAGCAGCTCATTGTGGGGGTCAACAAGATGGACTCCACGGAGCCCGCCTACAGCGAGAAGCGCTACGACGAGATTGTCAAGGAGGTCAGCGCCTATATCAAGAAGATCGGCTACAACCCCGCCACCGTGCCTTTCGTGCCCATCTCGGGCTGGCACGGCGACAACATGCTGGAGCCCTCACCCAACGTGAGTGCCCAGTGGGACAGGTGGTGCGGCTGCTCAAACCCCTCCCCCAGGTCCCAGAGCACGGGGTCGAAGGTCAGGCCACGTCAGGATGGGGTGCGGGCTGGGAGGGCTAGTCCCCTGGCCCATCTTGGCCCTCCTGGTCCCCCTTACCCTGTGCGTGTATGCGTGCCAGCCCACGGTGGGTGTGTGAGCCTGGTGAGGAGCCCCAGCCTCATTGGAGTCCAGGGCTTTGGCCCTCAGCTCAACCTCCCTGCAGGGCTGGCAGAGGTCTCTTTGGCCCCTTCTCTGGCCTGGGACACTCTCCCCAGGTTGACACTGCAAGGCCAGTGGCTGCCGGGGCCTGGGTCTATACACCCCATCTCCAGGAGCCTGGCCATGGCAGGGTTAGTTTTCATTTCCCCCAGGAGCCTCTCGGGGCCTAGAGCTGGTAGGGCTCTGGGAAGGGCTGAGGGCTGGCTCTCTGCTGGTCAGTTGGGCAGTTTGTGGCTCAGGCAGCCAGTGTCCCAGGGACTCTGACTTGGCAGGAGGTAATGAGTGGAGCCTGGTTGTTTTGAATTTGTGGAACCCGAAAGCAAGTGCCTAGGCACTGTCAAGCCAGAGGACAACCTGGCCCAGAAGGGCGGCCACTCACTCTAGCCAGCACTGCAGCCACCCACACTGTTGGAGGTGGGTGTGGAGGGAGAGCCAGGGAGATAGCCCTGGAGCCCTATTGTCAGAGGGTGCAGCTGGAGGGACCCCGTCTTGCTCTGCTGCACATTTGCATTGTGGATTGTATGTTCCCTCATGGGATCTCACATAGTGATGGATGAGCTGACTGCATCCTCTGTTCTCCTGGAGAGGCAGACAGGACACCCCCCCACACATTTCCCATGCCTGACCTGCTAGATAATGGGGTCCCCCTCCCCACTGTTGACCTGGGCTGTCTGGAAGACGTAGTACCTGGGAATGGACGTGGGGCACAGTGCTGCTGGCCTCTTCTCCTCCCGATCTGTGGCAGCTGGGCCAGGGGGACTCCGTGCCAGGAGGGCGCTGGGTCTGCTGTCAGGAGACGCCCTGGGCAGTGACGTGTCTGCCTTGCTTGGGGATGGTCAGCGTctctggggctgaggctggaaTCTGTGCCTCTAGCTTGGCCATGGGCCAGACTTGACCTTTTGTGTCCTGGTGCTTGACTGGGTCTGGGATCTGAGGGCCAGGGCCCTGGGGGTTTCAGGGGGCAGGGGCTGGTTCCGAACCTCAGGTCGTCATCCGTCTGAGCCCGGTCTGAGCAGTCTGGGATGAGGTGGATGCTCTGCTTCTTCTTGCCCCGTCTCTGTGATGGTGGGAGTGTgagctgagggtggggtgggctcAGGCGGTCTCTACGATGGgtgcctccttcctcctgcccagaTGCCGTGGTTCAAGGGCTGGAAAGTGGAACGTAAGGAAGGGAATGCCAGTGGTGTGTCCCTGCTGGAGGCCCTGGACACGATCCTACCCCCGACACGCCCCACGGACAAGCCCCTGCGCCTGCCACTGCAGGATGTGTATAAGATTGGCGGTGAGTGGGGGCGCAGGGCTCCATTTGCCCCACTGCAGGCACCCAGTCCACCTCGGCCAGCTCTGCCCTTCAGACCCCTCTCTTGAGCCCAGGGTCCCCAGCTAGGAGCTCCAGGTTATTTCTGTCTCTCCCCCCATGCTGCACACTGTCTAGGGGACCATCCATCCACCtaccatccatcatccatccatccatccatccatccatccatccatccagcgtccatccatccatccattcatccatccatcatccatccatccatccatccatccatcatccatccatccatccatccatccatctatccatccagcatccatccatcatccatccatccatccatccatccagcatccatccatccatccatccatccattcatccatccatcatccatccatccatccatccatccatccatccatcatccatccatccatccatccagcatccatccatccatccagcatccatctatccatccatccatctatccatcatccatccatccatccatctacccacccaCTATCCATTGATCTGTCCAGTGTTTGTCAGGTCTTCCTCCCTCCAGGTAAGTGGTCAGCCCTGCACCAGGAGCTGGTGGCACAGGTGATGGCACAGGGGTGAGTCATACTCTCTTTCCCCCTGGAGGTCCCACTCTTGTGGGAGACACGATGCACTCCAGGAATGAGAAATGCTATTCATGAGATGATGCAGAAACCATAGACAAATGTAGCTAGAGATGCTGGGGGCCCGTGTGCAGGGTGGGGGTGTCATGCGTGGAGAACAGCCAGCAGCCTCAGTCTCCATCATAATATAAGCCACACAAGCCTCTATCACAGCCAGAGAAACGGGGTAGAGTCTCCCACGCCCTGGGGCAGACCAGACGCCCACTGGGCAGCCACACAAGTGTGAGCAGACCTGTGATAAGCATGGGGCACCCACGCCCCTTCAGGGATAGTCCCCGGGACCAGCAGCATGGAGGCCCAGCCAGGCAATCCCAGGTGGGCTGTTCTCAACCCTCTCTGGTGCTGGAACGTCACAAGGAGGGGCCTCAGAGAGCGGAGGGACCCACAGTGCCTCCTTCAGGGAAAGGATCTCAGGTCCAGGTGGCTCTCTCCTTGCTCGTCTCCCCCTCCTGGGGACTCTCTCTGGTTCAGTCCCTTCCTTTCCTGATGGGGTCCGGGAGCGTCCACTTCTGTGCGAACCTCTCAGTGTCTGCCCTGCCTGGGGTCTCCCAGTCCCCTTGCTCCCTGCATGTGGCCATGCCCCCCGCCTGCCCCTCACAGCCCCTCCTCTTGGCCCAGGCATTGGCACTGTGCCTGTGGGCCGAGTGGAGACGGGCATCCTCCGGCCGGGCATGGTGGTGACCTTTGCACCCGTGAACATCACCACGGAGGTGAAGTCGGTGGAGATGCACCATGAGGCCCTGAGTGAGGCCCTGCCCGGAGACAACGTCGGCTTCAACGTGAAGAATGTGTCAGTCAAGGACATCCGCCGCGGCAATGTGTGCGGGGACAGCAAGTCCGACCCTCCTCAAGAGGCCGCCCAGTTCACCTCCCAGGTGGGCGGCTGTGCGGTGGCCACTGGGGTCTTTTCCCGCAAGGGTGGTAACAGCTGCCCTCAGTGAAGTCAGGGGCTGCCTGGAGCCGGACGAGCACTTGACACCCCCTTAGTCAGGCATGGGGAGAACTCAGACCCCGCTTTAACAATGAGGCCACTGAGGCCGGGAGAGGT
This region includes:
- the EEF1A2 gene encoding elongation factor 1-alpha 2, with the protein product MGKEKTHINIVVIGHVDSGKSTTTGHLIYKCGGIDKRTIEKFEKEAAEMGKGSFKYAWVLDKLKAERERGITIDISLWKFETSKYYITIIDAPGHRDFIKNMITGTSQADCAVLIVAAGVGEFEAGISKNGQTREHALLAYTLGVKQLIVGVNKMDSTEPAYSEKRYDEIVKEVSAYIKKIGYNPATVPFVPISGWHGDNMLEPSPNMPWFKGWKVERKEGNASGVSLLEALDTILPPTRPTDKPLRLPLQDVYKIGGIGTVPVGRVETGILRPGMVVTFAPVNITTEVKSVEMHHEALSEALPGDNVGFNVKNVSVKDIRRGNVCGDSKSDPPQEAAQFTSQVIILNHPGQISAGYSPVIDCHTAHIACKFAELKEKIDRRSGKKLEDNPKSLKSGDAAIVEMVPGKPMCVESFSQYPPLGRFAVRDMRQTVAVGVIKNVEKKSGGAGKVTKSAQKAQKAGK